In the genome of Entelurus aequoreus isolate RoL-2023_Sb linkage group LG08, RoL_Eaeq_v1.1, whole genome shotgun sequence, one region contains:
- the LOC133655064 gene encoding somatostatin receptor type 5 yields MDADINNWTDVDDHFDTEARIDGFGVLMAVLYPLVCIVGLAGNSLVIITILKLDKMSSATTVYIFNLALADGLFMVGLPFMASQNFLSKWLFGNVACKVVMVLDGINQFTSVFCLTVMSIDRYMALADPLRFACWRTPRCAKIISALLWLFSLVTILPMALHFSADRGLCIPDIISDVWWLGILSYTFVLGFALPFTVMTASYTALLLTLRSQRLQATTPNHENHRPERQVTKMVVAVVIVFGMCWLPFYTFNFCSMYETDLTFARAFDCVVLLSYSWSCANPILYTCLSDTFRRHFRTLLCSATKSSPSMQCNTERYDLTMTGVQDVTF; encoded by the coding sequence ATGGACGCTGATATAAACAATTGGACTGATGTGGACGACCATTTTGACACAGAGGCCCGAATTGATGGTTTCGGTGTCCTCATGGCAGTTCTGTACCCGCTGGTTTGCATTGTCGGACTCGCCGGGAACTCTCTGGTCATCATTACCATTTTGAAACTGGATAAAATGTCATCGGCCACCACGGTGTACATTTTTAACCTGGCGCTAGCCGATGGGCTGTTCATGGTCGGGCTCCCCTTCATGGCGAGCCAGAACTTCCTGTCCAAGTGGTTGTTTGGCAACGTGGCGTGCAAAGTGGTCATGGTGCTGGACGGCATCAACCAGTTCACTAGCGTCTTCTGTCTGACCGTGATGAGCATCGACCGCTACATGGCACTGGCCGACCCGCTTCGGTTCGCCTGTTGGAGGACGCCGCGTTGCGCCAAGATCATCTCGGCCTTGCTGTGGCTGTTCTCCCTGGTCACGATCCTTCCAATGGCGCTTCACTTCTCGGCAGATCGAGGCCTGTGCATACCGGACATCATTTCGGACGTTTGGTGGCTCGGCATCCTTTCCTACACCTTCGTTTTAGGATTCGCTTTGCCCTTCACCGTCATGACTGCCTCCTACACGGCTTTGCTGCTCACCTTGCGGTCGCAGCGTCTTCAGGCTACCACACCCAACCACGAAAACCACCGTCCGGAGCGACAGGTTACCAAAATGGTAGTGGCGGTGGTGATTGTGTTCGGTATGTGCTGGCTGCCGTTTTACACCTTCAACTTCTGCTCCATGTATGAAACGGACCTTACCTTTGCCAGAGCTTTCGATTGTGTGGTCTTGCTGTCGTACTCGTGGAGCTGCGCCAACCCCATCCTCTACACTTGCCTCTCGGACACCTTCAGGAGGCATTTCCGCACCCTCCTCTGCTCGGCCACTAAGTCTTCCCCCAGCATGCAATGCAACACTGAGCGGTATGACCTAACCATGACAGGTGTGCAGGATGTCACTTTCTAG